From the Leptospira montravelensis genome, one window contains:
- a CDS encoding SRPBCC family protein: protein MELKTKVYAEDGKQELRIEREFDLPTSLVFKAHTEPELIEQWMGNKVLKFEAKNHGSWIFETKNPDGIVLFRANGVLLNIKENESFVRTFEMENTNFPIQLEFFEFLKISETKSKLIMHIIYKSVEQRDQILKMPFAQGINMAHNRLEQVLSEKV from the coding sequence ATGGAACTCAAAACAAAAGTTTATGCAGAAGACGGGAAACAAGAGCTAAGAATCGAACGTGAATTTGATTTACCAACTTCTTTAGTTTTTAAAGCCCACACAGAACCAGAACTCATCGAACAATGGATGGGGAACAAAGTCCTAAAGTTTGAAGCAAAAAATCATGGAAGTTGGATCTTTGAAACTAAAAACCCAGATGGAATCGTATTGTTTCGAGCCAATGGTGTTTTACTCAATATAAAAGAAAATGAAAGTTTTGTGCGAACCTTCGAAATGGAAAACACAAATTTCCCAATCCAACTTGAGTTTTTTGAATTTCTGAAAATTTCAGAAACTAAAAGCAAACTAATCATGCACATTATTTATAAGTCAGTCGAACAAAGGGACCAAATTTTAAAGATGCCATTTGCACAAGGAATCAACATGGCGCACAACCGATTGGAACAAGTCCTTAGTGAGAAAGTTTAA
- a CDS encoding ArsR/SmtB family transcription factor: MDLRRDVFQAIADPTRRAILLLVATQSMTAGAIASQFDTKRPTVSKHLQILTECELLKKEPNGREIYYHLNPNKMKEIANFIEPFQKLWDDRFNKLESVMKNYQKKG; this comes from the coding sequence ATGGATTTACGAAGAGATGTTTTTCAGGCAATTGCAGATCCCACAAGGCGAGCCATCCTCCTCCTTGTGGCCACCCAGTCTATGACGGCCGGAGCCATTGCCTCACAGTTTGATACCAAACGACCTACGGTTTCCAAACATTTACAAATTTTAACTGAATGCGAATTGTTAAAAAAGGAACCTAACGGCCGTGAGATTTATTACCACCTAAACCCAAATAAAATGAAAGAGATTGCAAACTTTATTGAACCTTTCCAAAAACTTTGGGATGACCGGTTTAACAAATTGGAATCGGTAATGAAGAATTACCAAAAAAAAGGGTAA
- a CDS encoding type II toxin-antitoxin system Phd/YefM family antitoxin has product MEYNIHDAKSNLSKLIVQAIEGKEVVISKAGKPVVKLVRITSDKKKKREIGIYQGKTKISKEFFEPLPSDEISGFFS; this is encoded by the coding sequence ATGGAATATAACATTCATGATGCGAAATCCAATCTTTCGAAGCTCATCGTCCAGGCAATTGAGGGTAAGGAAGTGGTGATTTCCAAAGCGGGAAAACCAGTTGTGAAGTTAGTGCGAATTACTTCTGATAAGAAGAAGAAACGAGAGATAGGGATCTACCAAGGGAAAACAAAGATATCAAAAGAATTTTTTGAACCTCTTCCTAGTGATGAAATCTCAGGCTTTTTCTCTTGA
- a CDS encoding type II toxin-antitoxin system VapC family toxin produces MRYLLDTHTYLWILYEPANLSKKVLRIIENPENELYLSVASIWEIIIKFKLGKLNLQNSPDKIIPESLAAIDCNVLEITMGHTFGLLNLPDLHKDPFDRILVCQSNYEKMAILTKDSLITQYKGNVIW; encoded by the coding sequence TTGAGGTATTTATTAGATACACATACATATTTATGGATATTATATGAACCGGCGAACCTTTCTAAAAAGGTTTTGCGAATTATCGAAAATCCAGAAAATGAGTTGTATTTGAGTGTAGCCAGTATCTGGGAAATCATCATTAAATTTAAATTAGGAAAACTTAATCTACAAAATTCTCCGGATAAAATCATTCCAGAATCGTTAGCTGCCATTGATTGTAATGTTTTGGAGATAACGATGGGGCATACATTTGGACTTCTCAATTTGCCTGATTTACACAAAGATCCGTTTGACCGTATTTTGGTTTGTCAATCAAACTATGAAAAGATGGCGATCTTGACAAAGGATTCGCTGATTACTCAATACAAAGGGAATGTCATCTGGTGA
- the cutA gene encoding divalent-cation tolerance protein CutA, whose translation MASDEILVFTTIGDRDMAEEHISEMLEQGIIVSGTIFPEVELVFLWEGKITVDTENKILLKAKADKYNAIEEYIMKRHPYIAPEIIRMDVSFGSPAYKAFVADKIKKNS comes from the coding sequence ATGGCTTCCGATGAAATCTTAGTATTTACCACAATTGGCGATCGCGATATGGCCGAAGAACATATCTCCGAAATGTTAGAACAAGGAATTATTGTTTCCGGAACCATCTTCCCTGAAGTGGAACTTGTTTTTTTATGGGAAGGAAAAATCACTGTCGATACTGAAAACAAAATCCTTCTCAAAGCAAAAGCTGACAAGTACAATGCGATCGAAGAATACATTATGAAACGTCATCCTTACATTGCCCCAGAAATCATACGTATGGACGTAAGTTTTGGTAGTCCCGCCTATAAAGCGTTTGTTGCCGACAAAATCAAAAAAAATAGTTAG
- a CDS encoding LBF_4227 family protein, with amino-acid sequence MDEKHTKHRKKGGIKAAFEELVAKVFAYGEVMVIYIQKNLQIYIRNLVLSSVWVFTAFFLIFLGLVYISYGVYLSIQKYLAAGDPILSSFGTGFGFLIFAIFFLSLVLKKK; translated from the coding sequence TTGGACGAGAAACACACGAAACATCGAAAAAAAGGCGGAATCAAAGCCGCCTTCGAAGAATTAGTCGCCAAGGTTTTTGCGTACGGCGAAGTGATGGTGATTTACATCCAGAAAAACCTCCAAATTTATATTAGAAATTTGGTTTTGTCTTCTGTTTGGGTTTTCACTGCTTTTTTCCTAATTTTCCTAGGTCTAGTTTACATATCCTACGGTGTGTATTTAAGCATTCAAAAGTATTTGGCGGCAGGAGATCCCATCCTTTCTAGTTTTGGAACAGGATTTGGATTTTTAATTTTTGCAATTTTCTTTTTATCACTCGTTTTAAAGAAAAAATAA
- a CDS encoding DUF883 family protein, translating into MEEVKKDKSLIDEIKLYEKKAKEIEQRAKEKYMEQVSDIKQKLGKASEEASIKAKEVIDNVGSYVKEHPQKAAIIGFGVGLGLGLALGLIFKKK; encoded by the coding sequence ATGGAAGAAGTGAAGAAGGACAAATCCCTCATCGACGAAATTAAGTTGTATGAGAAAAAAGCCAAAGAAATTGAACAAAGAGCCAAGGAGAAGTATATGGAACAAGTAAGCGACATCAAACAAAAGTTAGGTAAAGCCAGTGAAGAGGCTTCTATCAAAGCAAAAGAAGTCATAGACAACGTAGGTTCTTATGTAAAAGAACACCCACAAAAAGCCGCAATCATTGGATTTGGTGTAGGTCTTGGTCTTGGACTCGCACTTGGCCTGATCTTTAAGAAGAAATAA
- a CDS encoding response regulator transcription factor, protein MKNILVIEDDPDIGNLIRKSLDSAHYTTSVFENGEEGLKFYKSNHPDLVILDLSLPDIDGMEICRSIRKADESTPIFILSARTEEIDRIMGLELGADDYITKPFSVRELKTRVDVFFRRWDKKIGIKPNVGQAGEIIRGALKIDSIRRRVTLNENIINISRKEFDILQLLAGSPGKVFSREMILESVWGVEWDGFERMIDSHIKRIRSKLEKNSAQPEWIETIWGIGYRFTDNFENIVVPD, encoded by the coding sequence ATGAAAAATATTTTGGTAATTGAGGATGATCCGGATATTGGGAACCTAATTCGGAAATCACTCGATTCTGCTCATTACACAACCTCCGTTTTTGAAAACGGCGAAGAAGGTTTGAAATTTTACAAGTCCAATCATCCTGATTTAGTGATTCTGGATTTATCTCTACCGGACATTGATGGAATGGAGATTTGCCGTAGTATCCGAAAAGCCGATGAAAGTACTCCGATTTTCATTTTATCCGCAAGGACAGAAGAAATCGATCGCATCATGGGACTTGAGTTAGGCGCTGATGATTACATCACAAAACCATTTTCCGTTCGCGAACTAAAAACAAGAGTGGATGTGTTCTTTAGAAGATGGGATAAAAAAATTGGAATCAAACCCAATGTGGGCCAAGCAGGAGAAATCATTCGTGGCGCTCTAAAAATTGATTCCATCCGCAGACGTGTCACTCTCAACGAAAACATCATCAACATTTCTAGAAAGGAATTTGACATCTTACAACTGCTAGCAGGATCTCCAGGAAAAGTTTTTTCTCGTGAAATGATTTTGGAATCGGTTTGGGGAGTGGAATGGGATGGATTTGAAAGGATGATCGACAGCCATATCAAACGGATTCGTTCTAAACTAGAAAAAAATTCCGCACAACCAGAATGGATCGAAACCATTTGGGGAATCGGATATCGTTTCACAGACAATTTCGAAAACATTGTGGTTCCCGACTAA
- a CDS encoding DUF4279 domain-containing protein, which yields MESGTQREAKSWAMFAITGPRLRPQELTEKLGIQPDYYHGADVKDIENMTIPSHWQINSKLGPEFPVLDHIWDLLKTLAPVRKELKEFTESYESTIYVSVEFASEFTKGVILDKRTMLLLGELGVNLEIIPWELDETL from the coding sequence ATGGAATCGGGAACACAAAGAGAAGCAAAATCGTGGGCGATGTTCGCCATCACAGGACCGAGGCTTAGGCCGCAGGAACTGACGGAAAAATTGGGCATCCAACCGGACTATTACCACGGAGCGGATGTAAAAGACATCGAAAATATGACAATTCCGAGTCATTGGCAGATCAATTCTAAATTGGGACCCGAATTTCCAGTATTAGATCATATATGGGATTTGCTTAAAACTTTAGCACCTGTTCGAAAAGAACTAAAAGAATTCACCGAAAGTTATGAATCTACCATTTACGTTTCTGTAGAGTTTGCCTCCGAGTTCACAAAAGGAGTGATCCTCGACAAAAGGACTATGCTTTTGTTAGGTGAGTTGGGCGTGAATTTGGAAATTATTCCCTGGGAACTCGATGAGACTCTTTAA
- a CDS encoding amino acid--tRNA ligase-related protein translates to MISLTKDTVIFRSQVFKMVREILSRNEFLEVDTPTLKPVVGMEPYLDPFEVRSPNGKETGYLITSPEYSLKQMMATGLDRIFELAHTYRSGEMGSGVHSKEFVMLELYAKEMDDVILRHFIEKFLRELIYTFGREKDKKNLSKPNWIRHLSVEEVFLQNLGHGFLKEDLIKTIVSKKLSNVPVSELNRWQYEDLFFLVFLNLVEPKLGDGIVFLYDYPPECAALAKIVDGVAKRFEIYWDGMELANAFYELSDVNEQKKRFSEEQKLRANLGKEVFPMDEDFLGSLGNGFPDCSGISIGMDRLILKLSGKNGLKEISPYWIEI, encoded by the coding sequence ATGATTTCACTTACAAAAGATACAGTTATTTTTCGATCTCAAGTTTTCAAAATGGTACGTGAGATTCTATCGCGAAATGAGTTTTTGGAGGTAGATACACCGACGTTAAAACCCGTAGTGGGTATGGAACCATATTTAGATCCTTTTGAAGTGCGTTCGCCAAACGGGAAAGAAACAGGATACCTCATCACTTCTCCCGAATACAGTTTAAAACAAATGATGGCAACAGGCCTAGATCGAATCTTTGAACTTGCTCATACTTACAGGTCGGGAGAGATGGGAAGTGGGGTTCATTCCAAAGAGTTTGTGATGTTAGAGCTCTATGCAAAAGAAATGGATGATGTGATTCTACGTCATTTTATCGAAAAATTCCTGAGAGAATTGATTTATACTTTTGGAAGAGAAAAAGATAAGAAAAACCTTTCGAAACCGAATTGGATTCGTCACCTCTCTGTGGAAGAAGTATTTTTACAGAACCTTGGACATGGTTTTTTAAAAGAAGATCTAATCAAAACCATTGTCTCAAAAAAATTATCGAATGTGCCTGTTTCAGAACTGAATCGGTGGCAATACGAGGATCTTTTCTTTTTAGTTTTTTTAAATCTGGTAGAGCCTAAGTTAGGTGATGGAATTGTCTTTTTATACGACTATCCACCTGAATGTGCGGCCCTTGCCAAAATTGTAGATGGTGTTGCTAAAAGATTTGAGATTTATTGGGATGGAATGGAACTTGCCAATGCATTTTATGAACTTAGCGATGTAAATGAACAGAAAAAACGTTTTAGCGAAGAACAGAAGTTACGTGCCAATTTGGGGAAGGAAGTATTTCCTATGGATGAGGATTTTTTGGGAAGTTTAGGGAATGGTTTTCCAGATTGTTCTGGAATTTCGATTGGGATGGACCGACTGATTTTAAAATTATCTGGTAAAAACGGACTAAAAGAGATTAGCCCGTATTGGATAGAAATTTAG
- a CDS encoding LA_2478/LA_2722/LA_4182 family protein, whose protein sequence is MKKIFFISLFFLPFLITSQTLKDAKEFQALSKKMCAKSSECMKEKLKDLPADQRKMIESQFVNGNVCESRYKNYVVEGQKPATNQPTKKLTKQDMEDMKKCAKDMAAFSCTELEEGKVPESCEKFQEED, encoded by the coding sequence ATGAAAAAAATATTTTTTATTTCTCTCTTTTTTCTTCCTTTTCTTATCACCTCACAAACATTAAAGGATGCAAAAGAATTCCAAGCTCTCTCCAAAAAAATGTGTGCAAAATCGTCTGAGTGTATGAAAGAAAAATTGAAAGATCTTCCCGCAGACCAAAGGAAAATGATCGAGTCTCAATTTGTCAATGGGAACGTCTGTGAATCTCGTTATAAAAACTACGTTGTTGAAGGTCAAAAACCGGCAACCAACCAACCTACTAAAAAACTCACCAAACAAGATATGGAAGATATGAAAAAATGTGCCAAAGACATGGCGGCATTTTCTTGTACCGAATTAGAAGAAGGAAAAGTTCCAGAGTCTTGTGAAAAATTCCAAGAAGAAGATTAA
- a CDS encoding DUF6935 domain-containing protein, which produces MILVFSTMKTITCVLIFCFSLPIVAQNLTERNPVSISTEPTTVEEFKSLQSKVSSSPEGGVAMLVLAISMYGKNSELGTKAVILSVLSKNRQKSTKPSAVEGMDLGGSDKYLLGQLDKYKMLSNGYWKGAEPTNGYTPSLPLTVETFTNPYSGEESAGKLKLFVATRGASSFRPVSMEKDVDGLWRAKEMSSLFVGMMPPK; this is translated from the coding sequence ATGATTCTAGTATTCTCGACCATGAAAACGATCACTTGCGTATTAATATTTTGTTTTTCCTTACCCATTGTGGCTCAAAACTTGACAGAGAGAAATCCTGTTAGTATTTCTACCGAACCTACCACAGTCGAAGAGTTCAAATCCTTACAATCGAAAGTGTCCTCCTCACCAGAAGGAGGAGTTGCAATGTTAGTCCTTGCCATCTCCATGTATGGCAAAAATTCAGAATTGGGAACAAAAGCTGTGATCCTTTCTGTTCTCTCTAAAAACAGACAAAAGTCTACTAAACCTTCCGCGGTAGAGGGAATGGACTTGGGAGGAAGTGACAAATATTTATTAGGACAACTTGATAAATATAAGATGTTATCCAATGGATATTGGAAAGGGGCAGAACCAACTAACGGTTATACGCCGAGTCTGCCTTTGACAGTCGAAACTTTCACAAACCCCTATTCAGGTGAGGAATCAGCGGGGAAGCTGAAACTTTTTGTTGCTACACGTGGAGCTTCCAGTTTTCGGCCAGTATCAATGGAAAAAGATGTGGATGGACTTTGGCGAGCCAAAGAAATGAGTTCTCTATTTGTGGGAATGATGCCACCTAAATAA
- a CDS encoding ZIP family metal transporter, which translates to MLDSILLLHPVVLALLATGFTWFCTAFGAGFVFFFRTVPRPVFNAMLGFASGIMIAASFWSLLLPSIELSEKAGNLAWFHVSLGFLSGGLSLYLLHKLLPHLHVGLEENRLEGGKSSFQRSLLLILAITLHNIPEGLAVGVAFGALGDGFSYEALMAAVVVAFGIGIQNIPEGAAVSIPLLREGFSARKSFWYGQLSGFVEPIGGILGAALVFYVESLLPFALSFAAGAMIFVVVEELIPESHTGKETEMSTLGAMFGFVLMMALDVGLG; encoded by the coding sequence ATGTTAGATTCTATTCTATTATTACACCCAGTGGTTTTGGCACTTCTTGCCACTGGGTTTACTTGGTTTTGTACAGCTTTCGGGGCAGGATTTGTTTTTTTCTTTCGCACGGTGCCAAGGCCTGTGTTTAATGCCATGCTTGGTTTTGCATCCGGGATCATGATTGCTGCCAGTTTTTGGTCTCTACTTTTGCCATCGATTGAACTATCCGAAAAGGCAGGAAATCTCGCATGGTTTCATGTAAGTCTTGGCTTTTTATCAGGTGGGCTTTCTTTGTATTTATTACATAAACTCCTGCCCCATTTGCATGTTGGATTAGAAGAAAATCGTTTGGAAGGAGGGAAGTCTTCTTTCCAAAGAAGTTTACTTTTAATTCTTGCGATTACTCTTCACAATATTCCGGAAGGTTTGGCCGTGGGAGTCGCCTTTGGTGCGCTTGGTGATGGATTTTCATATGAAGCACTGATGGCAGCGGTTGTTGTTGCTTTTGGAATCGGAATCCAAAATATTCCAGAAGGTGCTGCTGTTTCCATTCCCTTGTTACGCGAGGGATTTAGCGCGCGGAAAAGTTTCTGGTACGGACAACTCTCTGGGTTTGTGGAACCAATTGGGGGAATTTTAGGTGCCGCTCTTGTTTTTTATGTAGAAAGTTTATTACCTTTTGCTCTCTCGTTTGCGGCAGGGGCTATGATTTTTGTAGTTGTGGAAGAATTGATTCCTGAATCCCATACGGGTAAGGAAACGGAAATGTCTACACTCGGTGCCATGTTTGGGTTTGTTCTGATGATGGCTCTTGATGTCGGGCTTGGTTAA